In one Brienomyrus brachyistius isolate T26 chromosome 5, BBRACH_0.4, whole genome shotgun sequence genomic region, the following are encoded:
- the zgc:174863 gene encoding uncharacterized protein zgc:174863 gives MALSRCMFLVVVGEFTLLFSAANVQLNCQHENFGISRQNSIINCSVKGAEASDVDIVVVIWKKGKSTVLMYYKKNITRSEQRFKFAEQSWDTRNRNVSLLVTDTRVADEGQYQCHVITDSGEAEEDTSLKVRARYSKAVMSSIPEKDIRENLKVEIFCNASGGYPAGVIHWYDQYNTDWTRSAKTDVVQTEDRLFNLTSKLTVLQASSISLGYRCVVFNSNGQQEAEAEYSLPFAVVDPEKEHQEGDRHTLTLTAILVVVGSLICGVLILMLLRKRRSWRERSHLTLGYHQNSSEEASA, from the exons ATGGCACTGTCTCGGTGTATGTTTTTGGTAGTCGTTGGTGAATTCACCCTGCTGTTTTCTGCTG CGAATGTCCAGTTGAATTGCCAGCATGAAAACTTTGGGATATCAAGGCAGAACTCGATCATCAATTGCTCAGTGAAGGGAGCTGAGGCTTCGGACGTAGACATAGTCGTTGTGATTTGGAAAAAGGGTAAATCCACTGTGCTAATGTACtacaaaaaaaacataacaaGGAGTGAGCAGCGATTTAAATTCGCCGAGCAGAGCTGGGATACCAGAAACAGGAACGTGTCATTGTTGGTGACGGACACCCGGGTGGCAGACGAAGGCCAGTATCAGTGTCATGTGATTACTGACAGTGGTGAGGCTGAGGAGGACACCAGTCTTAAAGTCCGCG CTAGGTACTCAAAGGCAGTAATGAGCTCCATTCCTGAGAAGGATATAAGGGAGAACCTGAAGGTGGAGATCTTCTGTAATGCCTCAGGGGGTTACCCagctggtgtaattcactggtATGACCAGTACAACACAGACTGGACCAGAAGCGCCAAGACAGATGTGGTGCAGACTGAGGACAGGCTCTTCAACTTGACGAGCAAGCTGACAGTCCTGCAAGCATCGTCCATCTCCCTGGGATACAGATGTGTGGTGTTCAACAGCAACGGACAGCAGGAAGCAGAGGCGGAATATAGTCTCCCATTTGCCGTAGTTG ACCCAGAGAAGGAACACCAAGAGGGGGACAGACACACCCTGACTCTCACAGCCATCCTCGTGGTCGTCGGGTCGCTGATCTGCGGAGTGTTGATCCTGATGCTGCTCAGGAAGAGGCGTTCTTGGCGTGAGCGTAGCCACCTGACCCTgg GTTATCATCAGAACAGTTCAGAAGAGGCATCTGCGTGA
- the LOC125742571 gene encoding uncharacterized protein LOC125742571 isoform X4, which produces MISLPSVAEMERRLWKLVCLLLIGVLRCTQAPGENARIVTAEEGKSFTVKCSTTQDTESLHLYQRMESEKKVLYYFRSPPKCSPTEGYVGRVKTEDEMADVSITITNVTDDDSGLYWCSYNIIRDNDVKKFTSKITLVVVNANLKPCPPPEPVLTASLWVPIAICTGSVFLLGVFILLFCLGPTLKKACGKKKNYNGIYEDMRHPSVSRPKP; this is translated from the exons ATGATCTCTTTGCCAT CTGTAGCAGAGATGGAGCGCAGACTGTGGAAGTTGGTGTGCCTTCTTCTCATAGGTGTCCTTCGCTGCACCCAGGCCCCTGGAG AGAACGCCAGGATTGTGACAGCGGAGGAAGGAAAGTCATTTACTGTCAAATGCTCGACGACCCAAGATACCGAATCATTGCATTTGTACCAAAGGATGGAGTCGGAGAAGAAAGTGCTCTATTATTTCAGGAGCCCCCCTAAGTGCTCACCTACAGAGGGGTATGTAGGCAGAGTGAAGACAGAGGACGAGATGGCAGATGTCTCAATCACTATTACCAACGTAACAGATGATGACTCTGGTCTCTACTGGTGCTCATACAATATTATTCGGGACAACGATGTAAAGAAGTTCACCAGCAAAATTACTCTGGTTGTAGTCAATG CGAACCTGAAGCCGTGTCCACCTCCCGAACCAGTGCTGACTGCCAGCCTGTGGGTCCCCATTGCCATCTGTACCGGCTCTGTATTCCTGCTGGGTGTCTTCATCCTTCTCTTCTGTCTGGGCCCTACG CTGAAAAAAGCCTgtggcaagaaaaaaaactataacGGAATATATGAAGACATGCGACACCCGTCCGTCTCTCGCCCGAAGCCTTAA
- the LOC125742571 gene encoding uncharacterized protein LOC125742571 isoform X1 yields the protein MQHPHEAVAEMERRLWKLVCLLLIGVLRCTQAPGENARIVTAEEGKSFTVKCSTTQDTESLHLYQRMESEKKVLYYFRNPPKCSLGEGYVGRVKIEAEMADVSITITNVTDDDSGLYWCSYNIIRDNDVKKFTSNITLVVINADLKLCPPPKPVLTASLWLPIAICAGSVILLGVFILLFCLGPKMKKSLWQENNDAL from the exons ATGCA GCACCCTCATGAAGCTGTAGCAGAGATGGAGCGCAGACTGTGGAAGTTGGTGTGCCTTCTTCTCATAGGTGTCCTTCGCTGCACCCAGGCCCCTGGAG AGAACGCCAGGATTGTGACAGCGGAGGAAGGAAAGTCATTTACTGTCAAATGCTCGACGACCCAAGATACCGAATCATTGCATTTGTACCAAAGGATGGAGTCGGAGAAGAAAGTGCTCTATTATTTCAGGAACCCTCCTAAGTGCTCACTTGGAGAGGGGTATGTAGGCAGAGTGAAGATAGAGGCGGAGATGGCAGATGTGTCAATCACTATTACCAACGTAACAGATGATGACTCTGGTCTCTACTGGTGCTCATACAATATTATTCGGGACAACGATGTAAAGAAGTTCACCAGCAATATTACTCTGGTTGTAATAAATG CTGACCTGAAGCTGTGTCCACCTCCCAAACCAGTGCTGACTGCCAGCctgtggctccccattgccATCTGTGCCGGCTCTGTAATCCTGCTGGGTGTCTTCATCCTTCTCTTCTGTCTGGGCCCTAAG ATGAAAAAAAGCCTGTGGCAAGAAAATAACGATGCATTATAA
- the LOC125742571 gene encoding uncharacterized protein LOC125742571 isoform X2 → MRHLHFLLLTLHPHEAVAEMERRLWKLVCLLLIGVLRCTQAPGENARIVTAEEGKSFTVKCSTTQDTESLHLYQRMESEKKVLYYFRSPPKCSPTEGYVGRVKTEDEMADVSITITNVTDDDSGLYWCSYNIIRDNDVKKFTSKITLVVVNANLKPCPPPEPVLTASLWVPIAICTGSVFLLGVFILLFCLGPTLKKACGKKKNYNGIYEDMRHPSVSRPKP, encoded by the exons ATGCGGCACTTGCATTTCCTCCTTTTGACGCTGCACCCTCATGAAGCTGTAGCAGAGATGGAGCGCAGACTGTGGAAGTTGGTGTGCCTTCTTCTCATAGGTGTCCTTCGCTGCACCCAGGCCCCTGGAG AGAACGCCAGGATTGTGACAGCGGAGGAAGGAAAGTCATTTACTGTCAAATGCTCGACGACCCAAGATACCGAATCATTGCATTTGTACCAAAGGATGGAGTCGGAGAAGAAAGTGCTCTATTATTTCAGGAGCCCCCCTAAGTGCTCACCTACAGAGGGGTATGTAGGCAGAGTGAAGACAGAGGACGAGATGGCAGATGTCTCAATCACTATTACCAACGTAACAGATGATGACTCTGGTCTCTACTGGTGCTCATACAATATTATTCGGGACAACGATGTAAAGAAGTTCACCAGCAAAATTACTCTGGTTGTAGTCAATG CGAACCTGAAGCCGTGTCCACCTCCCGAACCAGTGCTGACTGCCAGCCTGTGGGTCCCCATTGCCATCTGTACCGGCTCTGTATTCCTGCTGGGTGTCTTCATCCTTCTCTTCTGTCTGGGCCCTACG CTGAAAAAAGCCTgtggcaagaaaaaaaactataacGGAATATATGAAGACATGCGACACCCGTCCGTCTCTCGCCCGAAGCCTTAA
- the LOC125742571 gene encoding uncharacterized protein LOC125742571 isoform X5, whose product MERRLWKLVCLLLIGVLRCTQAPGENARIVTAEEGKSFTVKCSTTQDTESLHLYQRMESEKKVLYYFRSPPKCSPTEGYVGRVKTEDEMADVSITITNVTDDDSGLYWCSYNIIRDNDVKKFTSKITLVVVNANLKPCPPPEPVLTASLWVPIAICTGSVFLLGVFILLFCLGPTLKKACGKKKNYNGIYEDMRHPSVSRPKP is encoded by the exons ATGGAGCGCAGACTGTGGAAGTTGGTGTGCCTTCTTCTCATAGGTGTCCTTCGCTGCACCCAGGCCCCTGGAG AGAACGCCAGGATTGTGACAGCGGAGGAAGGAAAGTCATTTACTGTCAAATGCTCGACGACCCAAGATACCGAATCATTGCATTTGTACCAAAGGATGGAGTCGGAGAAGAAAGTGCTCTATTATTTCAGGAGCCCCCCTAAGTGCTCACCTACAGAGGGGTATGTAGGCAGAGTGAAGACAGAGGACGAGATGGCAGATGTCTCAATCACTATTACCAACGTAACAGATGATGACTCTGGTCTCTACTGGTGCTCATACAATATTATTCGGGACAACGATGTAAAGAAGTTCACCAGCAAAATTACTCTGGTTGTAGTCAATG CGAACCTGAAGCCGTGTCCACCTCCCGAACCAGTGCTGACTGCCAGCCTGTGGGTCCCCATTGCCATCTGTACCGGCTCTGTATTCCTGCTGGGTGTCTTCATCCTTCTCTTCTGTCTGGGCCCTACG CTGAAAAAAGCCTgtggcaagaaaaaaaactataacGGAATATATGAAGACATGCGACACCCGTCCGTCTCTCGCCCGAAGCCTTAA
- the LOC125742571 gene encoding uncharacterized protein LOC125742571 isoform X6, producing the protein MAAHHPENARIVTAEEGKSFTVKCSTTQDTESLHLYQRMESEKKVLYYFRSPPKCSPTEGYVGRVKTEDEMADVSITITNVTDDDSGLYWCSYNIIRDNDVKKFTSKITLVVVNANLKPCPPPEPVLTASLWVPIAICTGSVFLLGVFILLFCLGPTLKKACGKKKNYNGIYEDMRHPSVSRPKP; encoded by the exons ATGGCTGCTCACCACCCTG AGAACGCCAGGATTGTGACAGCGGAGGAAGGAAAGTCATTTACTGTCAAATGCTCGACGACCCAAGATACCGAATCATTGCATTTGTACCAAAGGATGGAGTCGGAGAAGAAAGTGCTCTATTATTTCAGGAGCCCCCCTAAGTGCTCACCTACAGAGGGGTATGTAGGCAGAGTGAAGACAGAGGACGAGATGGCAGATGTCTCAATCACTATTACCAACGTAACAGATGATGACTCTGGTCTCTACTGGTGCTCATACAATATTATTCGGGACAACGATGTAAAGAAGTTCACCAGCAAAATTACTCTGGTTGTAGTCAATG CGAACCTGAAGCCGTGTCCACCTCCCGAACCAGTGCTGACTGCCAGCCTGTGGGTCCCCATTGCCATCTGTACCGGCTCTGTATTCCTGCTGGGTGTCTTCATCCTTCTCTTCTGTCTGGGCCCTACG CTGAAAAAAGCCTgtggcaagaaaaaaaactataacGGAATATATGAAGACATGCGACACCCGTCCGTCTCTCGCCCGAAGCCTTAA
- the LOC125742571 gene encoding uncharacterized protein LOC125742571 isoform X3: MKHPNCKYWRLRSHNTAAEMEHSLGGLVLVITFLGIRATRENARIVTAEEGKSFTVKCSTTQDTESLHLYQRMESEKKVLYYFRSPPKCSPTEGYVGRVKTEDEMADVSITITNVTDDDSGLYWCSYNIIRDNDVKKFTSKITLVVVNANLKPCPPPEPVLTASLWVPIAICTGSVFLLGVFILLFCLGPTLKKACGKKKNYNGIYEDMRHPSVSRPKP, translated from the exons ATGAAACATCCAAAT TGCAAGTACTGGAGGCTGCGCTCGCATAACACAGCTGCAGAGATGGAGCACAGTCTGGGGGGCCTCGTCCTCGTCATCACATTTCTTGGCATCCGAGCCACTCGAG AGAACGCCAGGATTGTGACAGCGGAGGAAGGAAAGTCATTTACTGTCAAATGCTCGACGACCCAAGATACCGAATCATTGCATTTGTACCAAAGGATGGAGTCGGAGAAGAAAGTGCTCTATTATTTCAGGAGCCCCCCTAAGTGCTCACCTACAGAGGGGTATGTAGGCAGAGTGAAGACAGAGGACGAGATGGCAGATGTCTCAATCACTATTACCAACGTAACAGATGATGACTCTGGTCTCTACTGGTGCTCATACAATATTATTCGGGACAACGATGTAAAGAAGTTCACCAGCAAAATTACTCTGGTTGTAGTCAATG CGAACCTGAAGCCGTGTCCACCTCCCGAACCAGTGCTGACTGCCAGCCTGTGGGTCCCCATTGCCATCTGTACCGGCTCTGTATTCCTGCTGGGTGTCTTCATCCTTCTCTTCTGTCTGGGCCCTACG CTGAAAAAAGCCTgtggcaagaaaaaaaactataacGGAATATATGAAGACATGCGACACCCGTCCGTCTCTCGCCCGAAGCCTTAA